A region of the Sodalis ligni genome:
GGTCTCGCCGGCGCCGCCCAGAAAAAATTCGGCGAGGCGGTGGATTCTCCTGACCAACAAGCAAAAGGTGCGGCACGGCAGGCTACGGCAAAGGTCTCCGAAGTCTTTAACGATGCGGTCACAGGGGCCCGTGACCAGGTCCGTGAATATCCGCTCGTAGGGCTTGCCGCAATCGGTACCATCGGTCTCCTGCTGGGTTTTATACTGGGCCGGAAATAACTTCCCGGGGCGTTTGCCCGCCCCTTTCCCCCTCTTTACCTCCTTATCGCA
Encoded here:
- a CDS encoding CsbD family protein; protein product: MSDITKPNDEAFDDLANSAKYKAEGLAGAAQKKFGEAVDSPDQQAKGAARQATAKVSEVFNDAVTGARDQVREYPLVGLAAIGTIGLLLGFILGRK